The sequence below is a genomic window from Carassius auratus strain Wakin chromosome 42, ASM336829v1, whole genome shotgun sequence.
AACATGCGCAGCAACAGAACTAGTGTACGACTGCCACACTTACCCACCCTGTTATACACAACCTGACTCGGGAACGGAAGAGCCTGCAACAGAGAAAACTCTTGCACCATTCAAAGCGTTTCCACTAAAGAACAATGCACATACTGGTATAAACATATATGCATCTGTCAACTTTATGGTCACAAATGATActcaagcattcaaataatagTATGACATGCAAGGCTCTTACTCTGGGTGCTAAAGGTCCATGGCCACCAGCAAATCTCcctaaaaaatgtacaataaaatatgtaattatgcatattgAGACGCTGCTGTGTGATACACTCCTTATAGTACTTTAGATGAAATGCCAAATGTTCCAACCATCTGTATAATATTTGTAGACTTCTAAGCTTGTGTACTGAAATGTATGACTGATATCTTTTAAATGAGGATTTTAAGAATCCACAGGTTCTTCCACTCCTCCATCAGTTTTAGTGACTGCTGTCTTTGTAGGACAATGAATGGCCTCGTATCATGAGTTTACTCGTGTGGAAATCACTGGTGGGTCTCATGCGCTGCTCTGAAAGCCAAGAACAACACTGGTGTCGTATAGACTAATAGTGGAGAGAGGAAACTTTGACAGTCAGCTCTTTATGAACCTTGACTGATGCCGCTGATCTGAGAACAGAACTACAGTATCAGGCTTTGCTAACGCCTTACAATTTTAATGGATCATTAAGGTGCATTCATTTAGTTAGACATGTCAGGAAACGTATAAGTTCATATTTCTGAGTAAAAGCAACAGAAGGTCTGTTTAGACCCTAATACTATAATACAAGACTTTTAAAGGACCCattaaagttagttttttttcatgaaaaaagtaatacacatataatataaaaatatatgaaatcaggacacgaaaaaaaacatatataacttgtatattatatatataactttttaagTAACTTTAATAGGTCCTTTAAAAGTATTGTATAGGCAAGTATATTGCCATATCAGACAGCAGATTCTATTGTGCCAACTTACTCCTTGACTCCTGATAAACACATAGTATTATACAAGTTTAAGGTCTTACCGAGATAAAAACCCACATCCAGCAGGACTTTTGGTGCTCCTCCGCTGAACTGATAGAAGACAGAGCCCAGGCAGAAGACGAGGAGAGCGGTCAGACAGAAGAACAGATCCCGGCGCGAGACTCGGAGCAGAACCACCGCGAGCCAGTTTCCCCTGCGGCTCCTGACGCGCATGTAGCCGCTCAAGTGTTTATGAGAGAGAGGGTTTCTGAAAGTCATCATATCCTCATGATGGGAATCCCGAGAGATGGTACTAATCCATCTGATCTGTGTTCACACATCACTGGAGTCGCACTGCTCTCAGAGGAGCGGATGAGTTCAGGTCAGACTCAACAAACTGACCGACCGTAGTCTACCGTGCGGCGCTAAACCTGCAGGTGTGCACGATGTTTGGGGGCGTAAGAgcctcagggttttttttttttttttttttttttgcatatgtaaatatatgcttGAACAGTTAAAACGTTTCAGTGGCCAAAACCGTGAAATAACAAATTAGACAtcacatttaaaggggtcatgtgatgttgctaaaaacaaaacaaaacattatttagtgtttttggtataatgcaatgtgtttattcggtttaagaaaaaaaaaaaaaagaaataaaaaaactttttccacatACCGTACATTATTGCTTtacctctatgccccgcctttctgaaactggtgctgattggccagctatccagtgcgttgtgattggacGAATGCCTCAAGCTGTGACGGAAATGCAAAAACCTATAAAACCCATTAGAAACGAGCCATTTTTCGCATTCAGTGtggacataattatggattataaagaTTTatagtgtgtttttatgtgttgtgttgcatgtaaacataaaaccatgaatCATCAagctactctacactgctaaaAACTCAGTTTGAATTGtaagtggcaaatcctttacatatctaaacgtacttacagactgtgaatcagaacagccggcattgtagtaTTCTCTCCCAGGTTCTGGAAACAGTCCTCAATTAAATGCGCTGCACACACTcaaatatttgggttggactgttctggaacagtgttttaaatacaacttaaccacttatttctagttgtgtcctcttttggaagaccaaacaaagtagtttcgctttcacaacgaaactgcatctccacaacatggctgCCACGCCAACAGTGAAAATCAAaggttacaccttctttctttttgggaggcgttatgcaaatcttcccacattgttaCGTAGAcaacgaggcattttaggaggccgtggacaagtcttaacttttataaagaatatctctttgggtttcagactttagtctttgcaactttacagatcttcttcatgcaccaagagcttgtaacactccaaagagaaaggaaaaatttaaaattgcatCATAAGGCCCCTTTAACATTTCTCTAATGCGTTTACAAAAGTCATAGCcgtaatatagtaaaataattgtaaaatctttAAGGTAATCGGCAACTTCATTGTGCAAggctgctggtgttttttttttaatctattattttaatatttttttaaataaaatttttattaacaatcttaatcataaacacactggtttgtagcacATTACTTTTACCGTATAGGCCTACTTTGCTTTCTTAGTTATTAGCTGCTCTCACAAAAAGAGCTTACTTTCTCTTTGCAAAATAAGGTAGATAATGTAGCACTTGAACATGCTATTTTACACAACTTACATTTTCAGACTTTGCACattatatgttttaatttgtaGAAACGTATGTAGTCAAATGACTATAAGTGAAAATAAACGAATTAGAgctttttgactttttattagcttttaaaacaaatttgtcTCTGAAAATCCATTTACAACcttttacatttcattcacaccAACTTGCATTAGTCTATAAAATAACATAACTCATTAAAGAGTGattatagataataaaaaaaaaaacaggtgataAATGTTACAAGAAAATAAATCCTATATTACAGCTggaaataaatatgttttgaaatcaGTTGAgcattactgaaaataaatacaatgcagcataatgaaaacatgcattttagtccaggcagatgttttaatataataataataataaactgcttattttgaaaaaaatttatgATGATAGGGATCTATCCAATATATCCAAAACATATCACAACAAATGTAGGTTTACACTACTCAGGAGTCACTATTATATGTACATTTTCAAAGGCAACTGTTTTTCAAAGGCAAAGTTTTAGTTGGAACTGTTGCATTTAGATCATTACAGACAGAAATCAAAAGTAATCACTCATCAGTGACTTCAAAACATAGCCACATATGAAAGTCAACCTATTTCAGCATCTACTGTGCTGTCTAAACCCTTTAAGGACAGAATAATTCAGGAGCTAGCTGGAAAAACTTTCAGCTGAATCAAAAGCAAGTAAAATTCAACTAGGAGAGTCAATGAACCAGTACTGCGCTGTTTGATCCTTCCAGCCCTTCCTCCAAAGTTGCTTTCCCAGTTCTGAAATCCATTAAGACGTGCTCAAGGAGTCACACATATCTCTGACAAACCTCTCAGTGGGATCTGTGAGATACGAAATCAAGTCAAAGTCAGACTCGTCTGTCCAGAACGTGTAACTGACACTCATCATACTGTACTGTAAGCCATCAGCAGGCAGACTCACCGCTATACGATGCTGCTTTAGAAGCTGTTGGACTCTCGTCTGATCCATCACAATGGCAATGTCACCCAAAGGTTTGTCCAGATCTTCAGAATATCTCTGGACCAGAGAAAATGGCACTCCATAACGGCCATGCTGAAAAACAGAAGTGAAAAATACTGACTAGATTTCTAGATTAGAAAATGTGAAGTTGAAGAGAGTTTTTAGTTtgttgtgatattgttgtcatctTACTTAATCGCCTTCTGAAGGCAATAGTGTAGACCAATGTTTCCCAACTTTCTTTCTACTATATTTCATCTAatggttgaccgatatatcggccgatatttggcatttttcaaatatcgttATCGGCTGATAAGTTTTTCCTGTTCGCTCTTTAAgttcttttattttgacatttggcAGCATCTGAGCACAAAAGTGCTCAAAgacaatatctttaaaatataccCTTGAATTAAGTCAGAAAGAAACATACCTTGTCAGAATATGGCTCTTCTGTGAGGTCGATGTCATCAGAACACAACTTTTCCTCCACTAAAGTCTCCAGGTTGGCCGTTTTACCAGAAATAACCTTCTTTGCAGGTCTGTAAATGAGCGACTTGGAGATCCTGGGAATCTCTGTGCCAGAGTTAGACTTAGATGTGCTTGTAGAAAACTCCTTTCTCCCGAAGCCAGCATCAATGCTCTTCATCGACAGCAGTGGAAGAGGTTTTGGAGGAACTGGTGGTTTCATGCGCTGTGTAGATGGAGGAAGATCATCTACAGGCACCACATCATACTCCACCTCTGAGACGCTGGATGACAGCTGAGCTCTGTTTCCAGTCTCTTCAGGCTCGTCAGCTGTGAGAAGATTCTTCTGACCTTGACTTGGACTCTCCTCCATACTATTggacaacatttctaaactataCGGCTGCTTTCTCACAGGACTCTGGTGCAGATGAAGTTCCTCCAGTGAGAAGTAAAGTTTTCTTAGCTCAGTTTGAGAAGACAGTTGATCCAGTGCACCACAACTGCGACTCAGGAATCTTCCTCTGAACATGCAGTGGTTTCTTGTCAGATCAAGACTCTTGATGGAGTCGATCTGCAGTGGAAGTGGACCGTCCTGTCTGGTTTGTGGGTTCAACCTGCTGGAATGGCAGAGGGGTGTGATGGGAAACTCAGGGGAGGAGAGATGGCTGGACTCAAAGCCTGATGAGGACCTGCTTAAATGAGACGTCTTTTTGCCTTTGCCTACAAGAAGATGCATGTAAAGTAGATGTGATTCAACATGACAACAACACGCAGGCAAAAATACTAGTTATACAAGTCTGGAACAAaacaacagtatatatatatatatcaattatacactaccattcaaaagattggtgtaaataaaaaaataaaaaacacacattaataattgcttttattcagcaagggtgcattaaatggacaaaagtaacagtaaagacatctcTAAtcttgtaattaattttttatttaaaataaatgttcttttgaactttctattcaccaaagaatcctgaaaaaaatatttaaaggttttaacaaaaatatatgtttttcaacattgacaataatgatttctgaaggaccatgtgacactgaagactgcagtaaagatgctgaaaattcacctgcGCATCACAGTAgcatcaaaagaacagcaaatattttaaataggaatctttggtaacattataaatggctttactgtcactgttaatttctttcaaaaaaataaaaaatgaacaatgaacaGTAGTGCATTTAATTTAGGAAGATCATAGACTTGTGGAAAGTTATGCATGCAAAGAGAAACTGGCAAGTTATCcaaaatgatgaaatatatagtTTAAGATGGACAGGAGCAGACAGGAATAAGCAGGCAGTTCAGGTGAGTAGATCATAGAGCGTTTTATTCCATAGCTTCTAATGACAATGACTGACATCTCTCCTTCGGTCAGTGACACAGACAGAGCTCGAGTCCTGTCACCCTTCAGAAGAGTCTCGTTTGGATTCATGCACACAGACTGGAGGTTGTTTTTAGCCACAGTTGCAATGAACATGTACGATATTTGTGAATGTGTCTCACAAAACCGGTCAAGAACATTTCCAGGGAATATACAGTATAATCCCAAATTCCTTTATAAaccattttaaagaaagaaacaccaTTTTTAGGACCATTATGAACTTTTTACATTGTGAGATGTCGGGAATTAAACACAGTCCccctttaaactgttttaaaaaatctctaaatgactgtaatacaaaaaataattctagaattaataaattttactacaagaaataaattataatactttttttgtgaattaaattcatcataattttttatataataaaatcaatattaataaatttCCAGTTCATATATAATCCCAAAAGTTTAGGAACATTATGCACTTTTTGCATTGTGGGATTGTCAGgattattttcatattcatttttaattttatgtaaaataatattattaaaattagtaTTAAGGTACTAAAAAACGGTTTTCTGCTTTTATAgctaacttttaaaaaatattatattaatgacaAGCAGCATTTAAAATAACAGGAATTACACAAATTCAAAACTAAATAATCTGGATGCATTCCTGAAATTATAGTTTGCATATACATGTACATTTagagttaaatataaatgtgcttAATACATATAAaagcgaagaaaaaaaaacctaaaaggcATTTTCTTTAAACcaattttatttagtattttccttttttttttttcaaaaaataaattttggtctgAAATGCGTCCTGGACATGTTTTCATTAGATTCAATCTTTTAATTGAGACTGAATTTCAATGAATTTCTAAAGAGAGTTTGATGTCGTCGCAGCTCTGATTGTATCTTCTGACTCTACCTGTGGTGCAAAATGAACAGTTTTGTTCTGTCCGTAAATATATCTACTTTAGTCTCATACGTTTGCATATCACAAATGATTTTTAGGCACATCTAAAGATATTGTGCAACAATATATCATTTTTACTagaaaaaatatacacacacaaacagcaacaTCTCACCAgcacaagcaaaaaaataaaataaagacatggTCAACTCTTCACATGAGCATGTTAGGTCTAGAATTATTCGGTTTGTCTAAACCAAAAAGCGAATGGACATTGATTTTCAAACTGTAAAAGTGAATAATATTGATTCAGGATCAAACTTCATCACTCTTTTGGTTCAGCAAGCGCAAAAAAAGAAGTCACGTATCACGGTGCAAACGCTGTTCTCGAATGGAAATGGACTGAAGTGAAATCTCGACACAAAGTCACATGACGAGTAACGGATGCCGTGTTGTCAGAAATATGGATGAGAGATGCTGTGAAAGTCCCAGCGGAGGCACGTGTGCTCCTCACAGCAGAGAGAGGAATGAAAGCAGAAGACTGGATTCATGCAGAGATCACagacaggaggaagaggaggctgGAGAGTCACAGACGAGGAAGGCCGTCATTACCGTTCTCCAGGTTCTCGTTACTCTCGTAACAGCCCGAGTCACGAGGACAGTCTCCTGGCGGGACGCTGCTCTCGGACAGAAGCTTCTCTTGAGAGTCTCCAGATGATCCCTCGCGCTCCGGGTCACTGTTACCTTCAGATCAAACAACAGCTTCAGCTTAGATTGAATTAGTGTTTCTGAATATGTGCTGAAgacacaataaatgcattttacattattactagTTTCTTTTCAATGTATAACACTGCATGCTGCATCTGGGCTATAATGAATATTTGCAATGCATATAgatcattataatttatttatacaatgtATGATGCTTTCAGaagatttaaatatacattaattatgTACTAAAGCACATGcttcatttttaattgatttaatgaaGGAGGAAcaataaaacatactgtacagcTGAACTTTAACTTAACTGTAGCTATCATATTTCTTTTTGTCACAAGAATGAGTTTGAAAGATCTAGAAGTGTTTTCATGAATAGTAAACATGTACGTATATGgtaatattattatagtaattgtATTCCATACTGACTGACATTTTGTGTCACAAATTTAGCAATTCCAggatattgatatatatataaatatatagacaatgatatataaatatttatcattacagataaatacagaaattatggtataaatacatataatatactgtacactacAATTCAagggtttggggtcagtaagatttttgaaagtttttatcatttatttgataaatacagtaaatattgtgaaatattattgatttaaaataagttttctatttaaatattttattataatttaaaatgttattttttttctgtgatgcacagctgcattttcagcatcatttctccagtcttcagtgtcacatgatcatcagACGTCATTCtgatatcttttgtaacattatgaatatgtctttactgtcatttttgatcaatttaatgcatccttgctcaataaaagtattaatttataaaaaaaaaaaaaatctattataaataatactagtAAAAACAATctctgtcaggtgtgtgtgtgtgtgtgtgtgtctcactgtcACACTCCTGCAGCAGCTCGACGGCGGTGAGCAGCACGGCTCTGTGTTGAGGATCTCTGATGTTCAGCTCGTCCAGATCTTCCTCCTCCAACAGTTTAAATGTGTCCAGATCCTCATAACCATTAAACATGAACGTAGGCATGTGCTCCTGCGGGACACAAAGTCCAGGGTTATTACCATAAACGGAAACTAAAACTAATTTTTCTTAATTGAAATACagctgaaatacaataaaatatgaatactaacTGAAAAGGTCTctcagttaatgttaatttaagtatttactaacacattttttaaatcaaaagttgtatttgttaatattatttataggACCTCTGATAATGTGAATTATGGACActtgtatttttattacattacaataacaatgattaataaatactgtaacaaatgtttaGCTCAATGTTATTTCATGTTATGTAAATGCATTCGGTTAAAATGATAAAGCGGTCTTATTTCAAAGAGTTACAGTACCAATATTACTAACTGggaatacaatttataaaaacagaaatgaaactttatattttaaaataaatgaaaactaataaaaaaattatacaaaatacataaaatgacaaaaaaaattaagtaaaatgaaTATCAAAACAaagtatggtaacactttagaataacgGTCCATTAGTTGATGTTAGTTAACAAATTAAGTTAACATTATcaaagcaagaacaatccttcttattaatcttagttgatgttaatttcatcatttattaatgcattatttaaatcaaaagatgtgcttgttaacattagttaatgcactctgaattagcatgaactaacaatgaataactgtattttaattaacaaagatgaataaatacagtaataaatgtattgttcattgtttgttcatgttaataaatgaattaactaacattaactaatggaccattattctaaagtgttacccaaagtataaaaatataagctaatttaaatacatatatgttaaaataatgcTGTGGTGAACATGGTAATACTAAGCAATTAACATGAAAACTGTCAGATGATTGAGCAATATTACTTTGAGATTGATGCGCTCCAGAAGCTCCTCCACCGAGGTCGGTTTAGGAGGGTGActtttcctcctcttcttcacaCCGCGTTTGGGTTTCTCCTCTTCCTCGTTCAGCACGTCCACGTAAATGAATTTAAACGTTCCCACTTTGTCACTGAGGAGCCCCATCCACGTGCCCATGGGCGGCTTACTGATGATGTCGATCAGATCTCCTCTCTGGAAGAGCAAACACACGCTACAGACACAGAGCAACGGAAGCTGATGGTCAGTTGATTTCTGAGAGCAGGCGTCTGACCTTGAGTTTGAGGGAGTCTGTGTCATACGGGCTCGGGGTGAAGTCTGTGTGGACCAGCGCTCGGCCACAGAAAGGTCCTCTGTACGGCAGCTCGTCTTCATCAGCGTCCTCTGATTTCACACTCTCACGGTTACTGGTGGACGAGTCTGTGGTGCTGACCGTCTGACCGCCTGCAAAACAACTCCACAATTAACCTGctattctttaaagaaccatctaaATACCATGGTAATCATTTAGTACCGCCAGGTCTTTTTTAAACCATctctatatttattatatagctTTCTGGTCGAATTGACAGTCAAACATTTCTGAATAATGACGCTGACCTATAAAACTGAGCAGTGTCCAAGACAATGATTTAGATTTGTTCAAacacaaatgaaataattttaaatcaaaaattgatattttatgtccatttatTTGATAAGCAGCTGTGTCattagcaaaataataatatacagccAGCATGTAAGTATCACAAATTCACATGATCATAACATAATCCTAAAAGGTTGCAATAATGACCAGCAGGCTGTATGCtatctattctattatattctattaaaattagattatgttttattcattgttATGTGGTTTCttcatttatattagttttttatttctatttagctctaatttatttattttatttcagttttagtaattttagcacgtcaacattttatttagttggcaatgcaacat
It includes:
- the sash1b gene encoding SAM and SH3 domain-containing protein 1 isoform X3 encodes the protein MFDSKTVDGSLGNIEDLVQEYSEYYSTSYSEVCDRMEELRKRRVTQEAETGKAESTTSLQLRLEIQESLGLSSAVSTPEVERRQSMNKSSSEDGSAGKWDRKKNKSFWQNFRKAQKGSIRVPPKGEDLGFVASEITMSDEERIQLMMMVKEKMITVEEALARLREYETQNKQSNSVDATDWTDTPSPSMTEASYCNSREQSEDELEESVTFRRLHKLVNSTRRVRKKLIRIDEAKKHGSKDPVSPEVLQSGEEGVSLYSGVHKRLAVPQGDCLSSVLHEQLSLDRDSDSLTTSPSSSSLDTYSSHKLFKTISKSSNCQGLEPTMGRGGVVSGLDAGSGSSFSEADGEVEHRLSRSVTDGEMRRALSPTNYHGRTCSFGGFDLTSRSVYMSNSSSDPTNENSDISMRDASRSPTPSRISLGKKVKSVKETMRKRISKKYSSSPSEQSSPSRAPSSPLSPHTDTDSLEKPKLKAGGSVESLRSSLSGQSSMSGQTVSTTDSSTSNRESVKSEDADEDELPYRGPFCGRALVHTDFTPSPYDTDSLKLKRGDLIDIISKPPMGTWMGLLSDKVGTFKFIYVDVLNEEEEKPKRGVKKRRKSHPPKPTSVEELLERINLKEHMPTFMFNGYEDLDTFKLLEEEDLDELNIRDPQHRAVLLTAVELLQECDSNSDPEREGSSGDSQEKLLSESSVPPGDCPRDSGCYESNENLENGKGKKTSHLSRSSSGFESSHLSSPEFPITPLCHSSRLNPQTRQDGPLPLQIDSIKSLDLTRNHCMFRGRFLSRSCGALDQLSSQTELRKLYFSLEELHLHQSPVRKQPYSLEMLSNSMEESPSQGQKNLLTADEPEETGNRAQLSSSVSEVEYDVVPVDDLPPSTQRMKPPVPPKPLPLLSMKSIDAGFGRKEFSTSTSKSNSGTEIPRISKSLIYRPAKKVISGKTANLETLVEEKLCSDDIDLTEEPYSDKHGRYGVPFSLVQRYSEDLDKPLGDIAIVMDQTRVQQLLKQHRIAIPLRGLSEICVTP
- the sash1b gene encoding SAM and SH3 domain-containing protein 1 isoform X2, which gives rise to MDNEANTDQDICGDLSTSDSFSHVWADLMNILDGSLGNIEDLVQEYSEYYSTSYSEVCDRMEELRKRRVTQEAETGKAESTTSLQLRLEIQESLGLSSAVSTPEVERRQSMNKSSSEDGSAGKWDRKKNKSFWQNFRKAQKGSIRVPPKGEDLGFVASEITMSDEERIQLMMMVKEKMITVEEALARLREYETQNKQSNSVDATDWTDTPSPSMTEASYCNSREQSEDELEESVTFRRLHKLVNSTRRVRKKLIRIDEAKKHGSKDPVSPEVLQSGEEGVSLYSGVHKRLAVPQGDCLSSVLHEQLSLDRDSDSLTTSPSSSSLDTYSSHKLFKTISKSSNCQGLEPTMGRGGVVSGLDAGSGSSFSEADGEVEHRLSRSVTDGEMRRALSPTNYHGRTCSFGGFDLTSRSVYMSNSSSDPTNENSDISMRDASRSPTPSRISLGKKVKSVKETMRKRISKKYSSSPSEQSSPSRAPSSPLSPHTDTDSLEKPKLKAGGSVESLRSSLSGQSSMSGQTVSTTDSSTSNRESVKSEDADEDELPYRGPFCGRALVHTDFTPSPYDTDSLKLKRGDLIDIISKPPMGTWMGLLSDKVGTFKFIYVDVLNEEEEKPKRGVKKRRKSHPPKPTSVEELLERINLKEHMPTFMFNGYEDLDTFKLLEEEDLDELNIRDPQHRAVLLTAVELLQECDSNSDPEREGSSGDSQEKLLSESSVPPGDCPRDSGCYESNENLENGKGKKTSHLSRSSSGFESSHLSSPEFPITPLCHSSRLNPQTRQDGPLPLQIDSIKSLDLTRNHCMFRGRFLSRSCGALDQLSSQTELRKLYFSLEELHLHQSPVRKQPYSLEMLSNSMEESPSQGQKNLLTADEPEETGNRAQLSSSVSEVEYDVVPVDDLPPSTQRMKPPVPPKPLPLLSMKSIDAGFGRKEFSTSTSKSNSGTEIPRISKSLIYRPAKKVISGKTANLETLVEEKLCSDDIDLTEEPYSDKHGRYGVPFSLVQRYSEDLDKPLGDIAIVMDQTRVQQLLKQHRIAIPLRGLSEICVTP